The proteins below come from a single Rhizobium sp. BT04 genomic window:
- a CDS encoding DUF3892 domain-containing protein translates to MADVLVSCINKRDRNSTHEGITHLGNPNSANGGWKWTRAQVIASIEAKDNTFYTLVNGNRGNIGVVDGPNGKYVRTYADGKWNDNLLALPECS, encoded by the coding sequence ATGGCAGATGTACTGGTTTCCTGCATCAACAAGCGGGATCGTAACAGCACGCATGAAGGCATTACCCACCTCGGCAACCCAAATTCCGCCAACGGCGGCTGGAAATGGACTCGCGCGCAGGTGATCGCCTCAATCGAAGCGAAAGACAATACGTTCTACACACTGGTGAACGGTAATCGCGGCAACATCGGCGTCGTAGACGGGCCGAACGGCAAATACGTTCGTACCTACGCCGACGGAAAGTGGAATGACAATCTGCTTGCCCTTCCGGAATGCTCGTAA
- a CDS encoding metal-dependent hydrolase — MKITWLGHSAFRIETSKAKILLDPFLSYNASFSGQDIKDVAAGITHILLTHGHGDHVGDTVALAKETGAVVLANADLAAWLGSKGVDKIEMGNTGGTIALGSFSATFTNALHSSAQITEDGVSHALGNANGLMLHFDDEASILAMGDTDIFSDMALINELHQPDIGFVPVGDRFTMGGAVAALACRRYFNFKTAIPCHYGTFPIIEQTAEKFVAGMEGSQTDVKAMKPSESLSI; from the coding sequence ATGAAGATCACCTGGCTCGGCCATTCCGCCTTCCGCATCGAGACATCAAAGGCGAAGATCCTGCTCGACCCGTTCCTCAGCTATAATGCCTCCTTTTCCGGCCAGGATATCAAGGATGTTGCGGCAGGCATTACCCACATCCTGCTGACGCATGGCCATGGCGACCATGTCGGCGATACCGTGGCACTCGCCAAGGAAACCGGCGCCGTCGTTCTCGCCAATGCCGATCTCGCCGCCTGGCTCGGCTCCAAGGGCGTCGACAAGATCGAGATGGGCAATACCGGCGGCACGATCGCGCTCGGCAGCTTCTCAGCGACCTTCACCAATGCGCTGCATTCCTCCGCCCAGATCACCGAGGACGGTGTCTCGCACGCGCTCGGCAACGCCAACGGCCTGATGCTGCATTTCGACGACGAAGCCTCGATCCTTGCCATGGGCGACACCGACATCTTCTCCGACATGGCGCTGATCAATGAATTGCACCAGCCCGATATCGGCTTCGTGCCGGTCGGCGACCGCTTCACCATGGGCGGCGCCGTGGCAGCCCTTGCCTGCCGGCGCTATTTCAACTTCAAGACCGCGATCCCCTGCCATTACGGAACCTTCCCGATCATCGAGCAGACGGCCGAAAAATTCGTTGCCGGCATGGAAGGATCGCAGACGGATGTGAAGGCAATGAAGCCTTCCGAGAGCCTGTCGATCTGA
- the ruvX gene encoding Holliday junction resolvase RuvX produces the protein MTVLTIEEMAETLAPRQAIAGLDLGTKTIGLSMSDLGRRFATPRTVIRRVKFTIDAQALLDFAQSEKVAGFIIGLPMNMDGSAGPRVQATRAFVRNMEQKTALPFVYWDERLSTVAAERTLLEMDVSRAKRAERIDSAAASFILQGALDRLSLLARSGDEFSA, from the coding sequence ATGACGGTGCTGACAATCGAGGAAATGGCCGAGACGCTCGCCCCGCGGCAGGCGATTGCCGGCCTCGATCTCGGCACCAAGACGATCGGGCTTTCGATGTCCGATCTCGGGCGGCGGTTCGCTACGCCGCGCACGGTGATCCGGCGCGTCAAATTCACCATCGATGCGCAGGCGCTCTTGGACTTCGCGCAATCGGAAAAGGTCGCAGGCTTCATCATCGGCCTGCCGATGAATATGGACGGATCTGCGGGTCCGCGGGTGCAGGCGACGCGCGCCTTCGTGCGCAACATGGAGCAGAAGACGGCGCTGCCCTTCGTCTATTGGGACGAACGGCTTTCGACGGTGGCGGCCGAACGGACGCTGCTCGAAATGGACGTCTCGCGCGCCAAGCGGGCCGAACGGATCGATTCGGCCGCCGCAAGCTTCATCCTTCAGGGCGCGCTCGACAGGCTTTCCTTGCTGGCAAGGTCGGGAGACGAATTCAGCGCCTGA
- a CDS encoding GNAT family N-acetyltransferase, with protein MVVTDLTIRKIAAADHQAVGAVGFAAWAASDAFEDSYRDPDVIARVRHEFAIFPKETIGEIFVAERGEMIIGWGARENEPNYVSDLWVHPDHQGKGVGRALLLHLCELMAAEGLATARLDTHAGNDGAIRLYQRCGFTIVWRGREFSKSMGVELEKVHLEKRLADR; from the coding sequence GTGGTGGTAACGGACCTCACGATCCGAAAGATAGCGGCTGCCGACCACCAAGCGGTCGGCGCCGTCGGCTTCGCCGCATGGGCCGCAAGCGATGCCTTCGAGGACAGCTATCGCGATCCCGATGTGATTGCCCGGGTGCGGCACGAGTTCGCCATCTTTCCTAAGGAAACGATAGGTGAGATCTTCGTTGCCGAACGGGGCGAAATGATCATCGGCTGGGGCGCGCGCGAAAACGAACCGAATTATGTGTCCGATCTCTGGGTACATCCCGATCATCAGGGTAAAGGCGTCGGCCGGGCTCTCCTGCTGCATTTGTGCGAGCTGATGGCGGCGGAGGGGCTGGCGACCGCCAGGCTCGACACGCATGCCGGGAACGACGGCGCGATCCGGCTCTACCAACGCTGTGGCTTCACCATCGTCTGGCGCGGCCGCGAATTTTCCAAGAGCATGGGCGTCGAACTCGAAAAGGTGCATCTGGAGAAGCGGTTGGCTGATCGATAG
- a CDS encoding TetR/AcrR family transcriptional regulator — protein sequence MLNEAINLGILPEAGVEPERRVRDRGATERAILVAAKGLLAEEGFQNFGINAVARRAGCDKQLIYRYYGGLDGLIEAIGADLGTWVKDRIPEDAGGMFLLTYGDLMERLSLLLLGALRDDPLMRRILAWEISENTEQVRRLSEARSKALALWLERMRGSLAPPKGVDAAAVNAVIIAAIQHLVLAAAAGGQCAGLSLKTSKDWEKAATALKRIVRGVYG from the coding sequence ATGCTGAATGAAGCGATAAATCTTGGGATTTTACCGGAGGCTGGCGTCGAGCCGGAACGGCGCGTGCGTGATCGCGGCGCCACCGAGCGTGCAATCCTTGTTGCCGCCAAGGGTCTGCTGGCCGAGGAAGGCTTCCAGAATTTCGGCATCAATGCGGTCGCCCGCCGCGCCGGCTGCGACAAGCAGCTGATCTACCGCTACTATGGCGGCCTCGACGGCCTGATCGAGGCGATCGGCGCCGATCTCGGCACCTGGGTTAAGGATCGCATTCCGGAAGATGCCGGCGGCATGTTCCTGCTCACCTACGGCGACCTGATGGAGCGGCTGTCGCTTCTCCTCCTCGGCGCGTTGAGAGATGATCCGCTGATGCGCCGCATCCTCGCCTGGGAAATATCGGAAAATACCGAGCAGGTGAGGCGGCTGTCTGAAGCGCGGTCGAAGGCGCTCGCTCTCTGGCTGGAGCGCATGCGCGGCTCGCTGGCGCCGCCGAAGGGCGTGGATGCGGCAGCCGTCAACGCCGTCATCATCGCTGCGATCCAGCACCTCGTGCTTGCCGCAGCGGCCGGCGGGCAGTGCGCCGGCCTGTCGTTGAAGACATCGAAGGATTGGGAGAAGGCGGCGACGGCACTGAAGCGCATCGTGCGCGGCGTCTACGGCTGA
- the gatA gene encoding Asp-tRNA(Asn)/Glu-tRNA(Gln) amidotransferase subunit GatA — protein MSELTSLTIDEARQKLRAKEITATELTEAYISAIDAANGRLNAYIKVTPDLARVMAKNSDERIATGKAGELEGIPLGIKDLFATVGVHTQACSHILDGFEPRYESTVTQNLWDDGAVMLGKLNMDEFAMGSSNETSHYGAVINPWRAAGSNQQLVPGGSSGGSAAAVAAHLCAGATATDTGGSIRQPAAFTGTVGIKPTYGRCSRWGTVAFASSLDQAGPIARDVRDAAILLKSMASVDAKDTTSVDLPVPDYEAAIGQSLKGMKIGIPNEYRVDGMPDEIEAIWRQGIAWLRDAGAEIVDISLPHTKYALPAYYIVAPAEASSNLARYDGVRYGLRVDGKDIVDMYEKTRAAGFGKEVKRRIMIGTYVLSAGYYDAYYIRAQKVRTLIKRDFELAFDAGVDAILTPATPSSAFGIADENLAADPVKMYLNDIFTVTVNMAGLPGIAVPAGLDQKGLPLGLQLIGKPFDEETLFKTAHVIEQAAGRFTPAKWW, from the coding sequence ATGAGCGAACTCACCAGCCTGACCATTGACGAAGCCCGCCAGAAGCTGCGCGCCAAGGAAATCACCGCGACCGAACTGACCGAAGCCTATATCTCGGCGATCGATGCGGCCAACGGCCGGCTGAACGCCTATATCAAGGTGACGCCGGATCTTGCCCGCGTCATGGCGAAGAACTCCGACGAGCGCATCGCCACCGGCAAGGCAGGCGAGCTCGAAGGTATTCCGCTCGGCATCAAGGATCTCTTTGCCACCGTCGGCGTTCACACCCAGGCCTGCAGCCACATTCTCGATGGTTTCGAGCCGCGTTATGAATCGACCGTCACGCAGAACCTTTGGGATGACGGCGCCGTTATGCTCGGCAAGCTGAACATGGATGAGTTCGCCATGGGCTCCTCCAACGAGACCTCGCATTATGGTGCGGTGATCAATCCCTGGCGTGCCGCAGGCTCCAACCAGCAACTCGTGCCCGGCGGCTCCTCCGGCGGTTCGGCCGCAGCTGTCGCCGCGCATCTTTGCGCCGGCGCCACGGCGACCGATACCGGGGGCTCGATCCGCCAGCCGGCCGCCTTCACCGGCACCGTCGGCATCAAGCCGACCTATGGCCGCTGCTCGCGCTGGGGCACCGTCGCCTTCGCCTCCTCGCTCGACCAGGCAGGCCCGATCGCCCGCGACGTGCGTGATGCCGCGATCCTTTTGAAGTCGATGGCAAGCGTCGATGCCAAGGATACGACGTCGGTCGATCTGCCGGTTCCGGATTATGAAGCCGCGATTGGCCAGTCGCTGAAGGGCATGAAGATCGGCATCCCGAACGAATACCGCGTCGATGGTATGCCGGATGAGATCGAAGCCATCTGGCGCCAGGGCATCGCCTGGCTGAGGGACGCCGGCGCCGAAATCGTCGACATCTCGCTGCCGCACACCAAATACGCCCTCCCGGCCTATTACATCGTCGCTCCGGCCGAGGCATCCTCGAACCTTGCGCGTTACGACGGCGTGCGTTACGGCCTGCGTGTCGACGGCAAGGATATCGTCGACATGTACGAGAAGACGCGCGCTGCTGGCTTCGGCAAGGAAGTCAAGCGCCGCATCATGATCGGCACCTATGTGCTGTCGGCCGGTTATTACGATGCCTATTACATCCGCGCCCAGAAGGTGCGCACGCTGATCAAGCGCGATTTCGAACTGGCCTTCGACGCCGGCGTCGACGCGATCCTGACGCCGGCAACCCCGTCGTCGGCCTTCGGCATTGCCGATGAGAACCTCGCCGCCGATCCGGTGAAGATGTATCTGAACGACATTTTCACGGTGACGGTCAACATGGCAGGCCTGCCCGGCATCGCCGTGCCCGCCGGCCTCGACCAGAAGGGCCTGCCGCTCGGCCTGCAGCTGATCGGCAAGCCCTTCGATGAAGAAACCCTGTTCAAGACCGCTCATGTCATCGAGCAGGCGGCCGGCCGGTTTACCCCGGCCAAGTGGTGGTAA
- the map gene encoding type I methionyl aminopeptidase, whose product MVNYIEASSAPSKNTGAIRLYDAEAFEGMRRACQLTARCLDALADIVKPGLVTDDIDRFVFDFGMDHGAHPATLNYRGYTKSTCTSINHVVCHGIPNDKPLREGDIVNIDVTFVLDGWHGDSSRMYPVGTIKRAAERLLEVTYESLMRGIGAVRPGARTGAIGEAIQTYAEAERCSVVRDFCGHGVGRLFHDSPNILHYGRANEGPELREGMIFTIEPMINLGRPHVKVLADGWTAVTRDRSLSAQYEHTVGVTSDGCEIFTLSPGGLDRPGLPSHNG is encoded by the coding sequence ATGGTGAACTATATCGAAGCCTCTTCCGCGCCCTCGAAGAATACGGGCGCCATCCGGCTTTATGACGCTGAAGCATTCGAGGGCATGCGCAGGGCGTGCCAGCTGACGGCGCGCTGCCTCGACGCGCTGGCCGACATCGTCAAACCGGGGCTGGTGACCGATGACATCGACCGGTTCGTCTTCGATTTCGGCATGGATCACGGCGCCCATCCGGCGACTCTGAACTATCGCGGCTACACCAAATCGACCTGCACCTCGATCAACCACGTCGTCTGCCACGGCATTCCGAACGACAAGCCGCTGCGCGAAGGCGATATCGTCAATATCGACGTCACCTTCGTGCTCGACGGCTGGCACGGCGATTCCAGCCGGATGTATCCTGTCGGTACGATCAAGCGCGCCGCCGAGCGGCTGCTCGAGGTTACCTATGAATCGCTGATGCGCGGCATTGGCGCCGTCAGGCCCGGCGCCCGCACCGGTGCGATCGGCGAGGCGATCCAGACCTATGCGGAGGCAGAGCGCTGTTCGGTGGTGCGCGATTTCTGCGGCCACGGCGTCGGCCGGCTGTTCCATGATTCACCGAATATCCTGCATTACGGCCGCGCCAACGAAGGGCCGGAGCTGCGCGAAGGCATGATCTTCACCATCGAGCCGATGATCAATCTCGGCCGGCCGCATGTGAAGGTGCTCGCCGACGGCTGGACGGCAGTCACCCGCGACCGCTCGCTTTCGGCGCAGTACGAACATACCGTCGGCGTCACCTCCGACGGCTGCGAGATCTTCACGCTGTCGCCTGGTGGCCTCGATCGCCCGGGCCTGCCGTCCCACAACGGGTGA
- a CDS encoding DUF6105 family protein: MKWFLFFWAGPIVFLGGWYWLSYYDMNFGIFMLTRQVHDLTFELYGKALGIPPETIPPLVARAIAVDSLVVFALLGFRKRKSIITWWKARQALNSSPDLASKESLSSAP; encoded by the coding sequence ATGAAGTGGTTTCTATTCTTCTGGGCCGGCCCCATTGTCTTTCTTGGCGGATGGTACTGGCTCTCCTATTACGACATGAATTTCGGTATCTTCATGCTGACGCGGCAGGTCCATGACCTGACCTTCGAGCTTTACGGAAAGGCGCTCGGCATTCCTCCGGAGACCATCCCGCCGCTCGTAGCCCGCGCGATCGCGGTCGACAGCCTCGTCGTCTTCGCCCTCCTCGGCTTCAGAAAGCGCAAGTCGATCATCACCTGGTGGAAGGCGCGTCAGGCGCTGAATTCGTCTCCCGACCTTGCCAGCAAGGAAAGCCTGTCGAGCGCGCCCTGA
- the gatC gene encoding Asp-tRNA(Asn)/Glu-tRNA(Gln) amidotransferase subunit GatC — protein MSVDLATVKRVARLARIAVSEDEANRMVGELNGILGFVEQLSEVNVDGVEAMTSVTPMAMKKRTDEVTDGSKAADIVANAPVTDHNFFLVPKVVE, from the coding sequence ATGTCCGTCGATCTTGCCACCGTGAAGCGCGTCGCCCGCCTTGCCCGTATTGCCGTCTCCGAAGACGAGGCAAATCGCATGGTCGGTGAGCTGAACGGCATCCTTGGCTTCGTCGAGCAACTCTCCGAAGTTAATGTCGACGGCGTCGAGGCGATGACCTCGGTTACCCCGATGGCGATGAAGAAGCGGACCGATGAGGTGACCGACGGCAGCAAGGCAGCCGATATCGTCGCCAATGCGCCTGTCACCGATCACAATTTTTTCCTGGTGCCGAAAGTCGTCGAATAA